The Candidatus Nealsonbacteria bacterium region CCTGGCTACTTTAATTCTAAAAGGAATAGAAATTGAAAGCCGGACCGTTCAAGCAAGTTTAGTTTTTACTGTAATTGCCGCGATTTTACCCTTAATTTTAATTTTAGACGGCTCTCTTTCAAGAATAGACGGAGTATTGTTAATTTTAGCTTTTATTTTCTATTCTTCCTGGCTTTTTTCAAAAAAAGAGTATTTTTCCAAAATTTATGACGGCGTCAAACCAAAAAGCATTATAAAAGAATTTAAAACTTTTATTCAAGATTTGGGAATAATATTAGGGGGAGCGGTTTTACTTTTAATCAGCGCCCAAGGCATTATTAGTTCAGCTGACTTTTTTGCCAAAACCTTAAATGCCCCGCTTCCCTTAATCGGAATTTTAATTGTTAGTTTAGGAACAGCTCTGCCAGAAACCTGGTTTTGCTTACAGGCAGCCAGAAAAGGACAATCCTGGATGATTTTAGGAAATTTAATGGGTTGCATTATTGTTACAGCCAGTTTAGTTTTAGGCATTGTTGTTTTAATTCATCCAATTGAAATAATTGATTTCTCGCCCTTTGTTATGGCTCGATTTTTTCTGATAATATCGGCATTTTTTTTCTTATTATTTGTCCGGACCGGCCGCAAAATCATCCAAAAAGAAGCCCTCTTCTTACTGGGAATTTATCTTACCTTTGTTTTATTTCTTTTAGTTGAATTTTTAATAAAATAATGTTATCATTTTTTTATGGCTGAACCCTCTTTGATTTTAATTGTTTTTTTGATAATTGGCGGAGTCTTCATTTTTTTCCTGTTGAAAAAATCGAACGTTGATAAAGTCCAGTCGGACTCAATAAAGGATTTGGAAAGACGAATTACCGATTTAATGATTAATCAGTTACGAGAAATCCGGGGCAGCGTTGATGGCAGCTCTCAAGCCATGAATAAGCAAATTTCTTCTTTCACCAAAGAGACGGTGCAAATTCGAGAGGAATTAAAACAGGTTCAGGAAACAATGAAAGGTATATCGTCGTTTCAGGAGATTTTTAGAACGCCGAAGCTAAGGGGGGAATGGGGAGAGGCCAATTTAGGACATATTTTAAGCGAGTATTTTCCCCAAGAACTTTGTCTGGCAAATTATTCTTTTTCTTCGGGTGCGCAAGTTGAGTTTGTTTTAAAACTTCCGAATAAAAAACTTCTTCCGGTTGATGCTAAATTTTTTTCCGATAATTTCGTAAAAATGAAAGAAACGCAAGGCGAAGAAGAAAGAAACATACTTCAAAAAAAACTTATTCAGGATATAAAATTAAAAATAAATGAGATTTCATCAAAATACATTTTACCATCTGAAGATACCGTTGATTTCGCTCTAATGTTTATACCGGCTGAAGCAATTTTTTATGAAATAATGTTTAATTTAAGAGAGGAAGATATTGCTAGTTATGCCAGAAGTAAAAAAGTGGTTCTCACTTCGCCTAATACGATTTATTTGACTCTGCGGACAATTATTGATTGGTTCCGCGATACGCAGATTTCCCGACAGACCAAAGAAATTTTAAAGAAATTAAGTAGAATACAGACCGATGCCAATAAACTAATGAATGGTTTCAGGAAACTCGGGGACCACCTAAGAAGCGCTTCTTCGGCTTATGAAGATTCAGAAAAACGGCTTTCTTTGCTTGACGAAAGGGTGGAAAAACTGATAGAAATAGGGGAGATAAAACAGTTGGCAGAGCCAACTGAAATAAAGAATAAAAAAATTGAGCGGAGCGAAACCCCGCGCCAAAACCCTCGGTTTGGTACGGGGCAGACAGGAGAAAAATAATATGACACAGTTCGCAGTAATTCGTACCGGTGGAAAACAATATTTGGTTTCACCGGGTCAAAAAATAAAAATTGACCCCCAAGACCAAAAAATTAGTCTAGGGGCAGGGAAAATTGAAAANNTAGCCCGTCGGTTTCGGCTAAACCCGGGGAAGAAGAAAATAAATTAGAAATCGGCACTCCCTTGGTTAAAGGGGCAAAAGTAATTGGAAAAATTATAAAACAAGGAAAAGCAAAAAAGGTAATTGCTTTCAAATACAAAGCAAAAAAGCGCTATAAAGTAAAAAAGGGCCATCGCCAACCCTTTACAGAAATAGAAATAATGAAAATTTCTAATTCCTAATTGACCCCAGTAGTAGAAACTTTGTTTCACTACGGCGCCAGGCCTAATGTCTAATCAATGCCTAATGTTAAAATGTCTAATGACTAATTATTTTTTTAGTCATTTTGTCATTAGTCATTGGGAATTGATTAGTAATTAGGAATTAGTCATTAGTCATTTCCGCCCTTCTAAGGCGGAGACCAGGGTTTCCTCGTCGGCGTATTCTAATTCTGCTCCTACTGGTAAGCCCCGGCCAAGCTGGCTGATTTTTTTTCCAAAAGGAGCTAAGCTCCTTTTTAAATATAAGGTGGTGGCTTGGCCTTCGGTGGTTTGATTTAATGCCAAAATAATCTCTTTAAAAGAAGCGTCTAAAATGCCGAATTTTTGAGGCGCCTTAATCCTTTCTTCCAATTCTTTAATTCTCAGTTTCTTTATCTTTTCTTTTTTTAAAACAGAAACCAATCCGCCTAAAATAAAATAAAGCCCTTTATATTTTTTGGTCTTTTCAATTGAAATTAAATCGCTTTCTTTTTCAATCAAACAAATTAAACTCCTGTTTCGGGTAACATCTTGACAAATTGGGCAAAGCTCGCCCTTTTGGCCCAAGCTTGCCGAGGGCTCAAAAGGATTGAAACAAAAAGAACAAATTTTAATTGTTTTTTTGAGATTGAGGATGGAATTTAAAAAATCCTTTATTTCTTCTTTTGGCAATCTCATTAAATAAAAAACAAATCGGCTGGCTGTTCTTGGTCCGACCGTTGGAAATTTTGAAAATAAATCTATTAGTTTTTGAATAGTCGGGGAGTACATATTGGATACATTATTCTTCCACCAGATAACCTTTTTCTAAACTTCTAAAGCTGGCTATTTGGTCATCAAAATATAATTCCACTCTGCCCACCGGACCGTTGCGGTGTTTAGCAATAATAAGATCGGCAATGTTTTTTCTGTTTGATTCGGGCCGGTATCTATCTTCCCTATATATGAAAATGACCACGTCAGCGTCTTGTTCTAAGGCGCCGCTTTCTCTTAAATCAGAGAGGCGAGGAATTTGAGGGCTTCTTTGTTCTACCGCTCTTGATAATTGAGAAATAGCCAAAACTGGAATGTTTAATTCTTTAGCCAAGCCCTTAAGAGAGCGGGAAATTTCAGTCATTTGTTGGACAGTTGATTCGGTTTGATTGCGGGCTTCCATTAATTGAAGATAATCAACAATAATTAAACCCAATTCTTTTTCGGCTTGTAATCTTCTGGCCATAGCCTTCATTTGAATTACGTTTGTGGCTGATCGGTCATCAATATAGATAGGGGCTTCAGCCAAAATTCCCAGGGCATGCTGAATCCTGATAAAATCATTATTTTCTCCCTCGGCCGAAAGCCGACCGGTTCTTAGGCGCCACAAATCAACATTAGCCAAAGAGGAAATTAGCCGGTCAACCACCTGGTCGTTTGACATTTCCAAAGAAAATATTCCGACCGGCATTTTTTGATTAACAGCAATATTTAAAGCAATATTGAGCGCTAAACTGCTTTTTCCTAAAGAGGGCCGAGAAGCCAAAATTATTAAATCCGATTTTTGAAGACCGGCTAAAATATTATCCAATTCGGAAAAGCCGGTCGGCAATCCGCGAAAACCAGCCTTATGTTTTGAAAGATTGTCAATTCTTTCAAATGCCTCTTCTAATCTGTCTTTAACCAAAATAAAATTTTGGGTTAATGACTTTTGGGCAATACTAAAAATTCTTTTTTCCGCTCGATCTAATAAAATATCAACATCTTCGGTTTCATTGTGACCGATTTGATCAATTTCCTGACCGGCCTCAATTAAATCCCGCAAAGTTCTTTTTCGTTGGACAATTTTGGCATAATTTAAAACATGGCTGGCCGTTGGAACGGAATTAATTAAATCGGTTAAATAACCATGGCCGCCAATTTCCTCTAAAAGGTTTTTTCCTTTCAAAACGGTAGAAACCGACAATAAATCAATCGGCTCTCCTTTTTCAAATAGTTTCTGGCAAGCCAAATAAATTTCTCGATGAATGCCTTTGTAAAAATCACGGGGCTGCAAGAAATCAGCCACTTTAATAATAGCGTTTTTATCAAGCATTAAACAGCCGAGTAAGGACTTCTCAGCTTCTATTGATTGAGGCGGCAATTTATCCGGAAGTTCTTTTGCCATATGTTTTAATTTAACATAAAATAGGAAAAAGGCAAGTTAATATATATATATGAAGGTAGCTCTCATTTCTTTCCATAGTTTTTACCAGCCCGGCGGCGTAAAAAGGCACGTTTTGGGATTGTATAAAGAATTCAGAAAAAGGGGAGTTGAATGTAAAATTATCGCGCCCCGAAGAAAAAGAGAAGAATATTACGGCAAAAATGTTATTCTTTTGGGAACCTCTTTCCCTTTTCCTTTTAACGGCGCCATATCAGATCTGGCCATCAATTTTAATTCCCTGGCGATTGAGGATACTTTAAAGAGAGAAAAATTTGATGTCTTGCATTTTCATAACTTTGGCCTTCCCTCAACCCTCCAAATCTTAGCTTCTCCTGCTGCTTCAGATACTTTAAATATCTTAACCTTTCACGCCAGCTTAGAAGGAAGTAAATTTATGAAGAGGTTTCCTGCTGTTCTGGGTCTAATTAATAAAATTTGCCAATGGAAAATTGACGGAATAATTGGAGTAGCCCCTTTTAATTTGAAATATTTTAAAGAATATTCAGGCCCCAAAACAATTATTCCCAACGGAATAGATTTAGAAAAATTTAATCCTCAAGTAGAAAAAATAAAAAAATTCCTTGATGGCAAAATCAATATTTTATTTCTTGGAAGGATTGAAGAAAGAAAGGGTTTAATTTATTTACTTAAAGCCTACAAAATTTTAGAGAAAACCCCGCCCTTTGGTCCAAAGGGCGGGGTGAGGTTAATTATTGTCGGTGAAGGACCCTTAAAAGAAGATTTAGAAAAATGGGTAAAAATTAATAAATTAAAAAATGTCATTTTTGAAGGAAAAGTACCAGAAGAGAAAGTCGCCTCTTATTATAAAAGTTGTGATATTTATTGCAGTCCGGCAATTTTTGGCGAAAGTTTTGGCTTGGTTTTGGTTGAAGCCATGGCTTGCCAAAAACCGGTGGTGGCTTTTGCCAATAAAGGTTACAAAGAAGTTTTAACCGGAAAAGGAGCCAGGTTTTTAGCCAAACCCAGAGATTACAAAACCCTGGCCAAAAAATTAGAAATTTTAATCAAAAATGAAAAACTGAGAGAAGAAATGGGTCAATGGGGGGTTGAAGAAGCCAAAAAATATTCCTGGCAAAAAGTAGCTAATCAGGTTCTGAATTTTTATCAACCGTCTTGGCAGAATAAACAAAAACGAGAGAAAACGAAAAGTTTTTCTCTGGAAAAACAAATTGACAAGATATTTAACGAAATATTTTAATTTTCGGTCCCTCTTTTGTATCCTTAATTTGATAACCTAATTCCTTAATTTTTTTCCTGATTTTGTCGGCCTTCTGCCATTTTCCTTCCTTACGATATTTCTCTCTTAGTTTAACTATGTTTAACACAGAGGTGGGAATTTTTTCTTTCGGTTTTTTCCAGAAGATAAAATTAAAAACTTTATCAATTTTTCTCAAAAATTCT contains the following coding sequences:
- a CDS encoding DNA recombination protein RmuC encodes the protein MAEPSLILIVFLIIGGVFIFFLLKKSNVDKVQSDSIKDLERRITDLMINQLREIRGSVDGSSQAMNKQISSFTKETVQIREELKQVQETMKGISSFQEIFRTPKLRGEWGEANLGHILSEYFPQELCLANYSFSSGAQVEFVLKLPNKKLLPVDAKFFSDNFVKMKETQGEEERNILQKKLIQDIKLKINEISSKYILPSEDTVDFALMFIPAEAIFYEIMFNLREEDIASYARSKKVVLTSPNTIYLTLRTIIDWFRDTQISRQTKEILKKLSRIQTDANKLMNGFRKLGDHLRSASSAYEDSEKRLSLLDERVEKLIEIGEIKQLAEPTEIKNKKIERSETPRQNPRFGTGQTGEK
- a CDS encoding glycosyltransferase family 4 protein, giving the protein MKVALISFHSFYQPGGVKRHVLGLYKEFRKRGVECKIIAPRRKREEYYGKNVILLGTSFPFPFNGAISDLAINFNSLAIEDTLKREKFDVLHFHNFGLPSTLQILASPAASDTLNILTFHASLEGSKFMKRFPAVLGLINKICQWKIDGIIGVAPFNLKYFKEYSGPKTIIPNGIDLEKFNPQVEKIKKFLDGKINILFLGRIEERKGLIYLLKAYKILEKTPPFGPKGGVRLIIVGEGPLKEDLEKWVKINKLKNVIFEGKVPEEKVASYYKSCDIYCSPAIFGESFGLVLVEAMACQKPVVAFANKGYKEVLTGKGARFLAKPRDYKTLAKKLEILIKNEKLREEMGQWGVEEAKKYSWQKVANQVLNFYQPSWQNKQKREKTKSFSLEKQIDKIFNEIF
- the recR gene encoding recombination mediator RecR — translated: MYSPTIQKLIDLFSKFPTVGPRTASRFVFYLMRLPKEEIKDFLNSILNLKKTIKICSFCFNPFEPSASLGQKGELCPICQDVTRNRSLICLIEKESDLISIEKTKKYKGLYFILGGLVSVLKKEKIKKLRIKELEERIKAPQKFGILDASFKEIILALNQTTEGQATTLYLKRSLAPFGKKISQLGRGLPVGAELEYADEETLVSALEGRK
- the dnaB gene encoding replicative DNA helicase, which encodes MAKELPDKLPPQSIEAEKSLLGCLMLDKNAIIKVADFLQPRDFYKGIHREIYLACQKLFEKGEPIDLLSVSTVLKGKNLLEEIGGHGYLTDLINSVPTASHVLNYAKIVQRKRTLRDLIEAGQEIDQIGHNETEDVDILLDRAEKRIFSIAQKSLTQNFILVKDRLEEAFERIDNLSKHKAGFRGLPTGFSELDNILAGLQKSDLIILASRPSLGKSSLALNIALNIAVNQKMPVGIFSLEMSNDQVVDRLISSLANVDLWRLRTGRLSAEGENNDFIRIQHALGILAEAPIYIDDRSATNVIQMKAMARRLQAEKELGLIIVDYLQLMEARNQTESTVQQMTEISRSLKGLAKELNIPVLAISQLSRAVEQRSPQIPRLSDLRESGALEQDADVVIFIYREDRYRPESNRKNIADLIIAKHRNGPVGRVELYFDDQIASFRSLEKGYLVEE
- a CDS encoding bL21 family ribosomal protein; the protein is MTQFAVIRTGGKQYLVSPGQKIKIDPQDQKISLGAGKIE